The genomic stretch GCTCCCACAATCATGATTTTACGTCCGCCGGCCACTGTTCTGGCGCTGAGGACGCCAAGTCGCACCATCATCAAAATCACCAGCGGCACTTCAAAGGTGATACCCACCGACAGCATGAAGTTCGTCACGAAGCCGACATAGTCGACGGCAGTCCATTGGCGCTTCATGTCCAACCAGTCGGTGTACTTGAGAAACACCCTCAATGTTTGCGGGATCATTACATAATAGCAAATGGCCGCGCCGGCCAGGAAGAGTAATGTCCCAAAAATGAAGGTGGGCATAAGTAGCGCCCGTTCCTTCTTCTTCAGTGCGGGGAGAATGAAGTCCGCCAGGAAATAGCAGATGGCCGGCGAGGCCAGCACCAGCCCGCCATAAAACGACAACTTCATCCAGAGGAAAAAGGCGTCGCTGACCCTCAGACTGACGAGCTGCCCTTCCGGCCCGGGCACAATTCGTCGCCACGGTTCTTCGAGGAATATCAGAATGCGATTGGCAAACACCAGGCAGACATTGAAGCCGACGAAGAGCGCGACACCAATTTTGATGATCGTACTGCGGAGGTCGTCCAAATGCGCGAGAAACGACTTGCTCTCACTTTCCACATCTTCGGACACGATTTGGAGTTCCTGGCTCGAATCTTGGTTCTGTTGCTTGGCCAGCCAACCGGTCAATATCGCAAGCCATCTAAGCAAGCTCGTCCGTCAATTCTGCAACTAGT from Verrucomicrobiia bacterium encodes the following:
- the tatC gene encoding twin-arginine translocase subunit TatC — encoded protein: MLRWLAILTGWLAKQQNQDSSQELQIVSEDVESESKSFLAHLDDLRSTIIKIGVALFVGFNVCLVFANRILIFLEEPWRRIVPGPEGQLVSLRVSDAFFLWMKLSFYGGLVLASPAICYFLADFILPALKKKERALLMPTFIFGTLLFLAGAAICYYVMIPQTLRVFLKYTDWLDMKRQWTAVDYVGFVTNFMLSVGITFEVPLVILMMVRLGVLSARTVAGGRKIMIVGAVIIAAILAPPDPLSMIMMSVPLIVICEVTIWLAWLVERRRNKRPSKA